The Zootoca vivipara chromosome 5, rZooViv1.1, whole genome shotgun sequence genome includes the window ACACTGCTCCTCGTAAAAATACTCCAGTTCATACATGGAGAGCATGCCATCCCCATCCAAGTCCATGCAGCGGAACCAGTATTCAATACTAGGGAAAGGGGAATGAATAAGATTTGTTTGTAGCAAAGTTGGGGCAAGCAATAGTTCTAACAAAGAACCCTTATTGAGACAGCTTTCATATGCACAGTGAAGCTTTGTCCAGACTCCTTCCTCATAATGCCTTTCATTGGAAATTTCAATCTAGAAATCCAGAGCATGAGCTAAGATATATAATACCCTCAGTTGCTCAGTGACTCAAACTGCATTAGTTCTCCATCCTCGAAAGAAATTACAAACTGAGACAATGTTCACATTTAGCAGCAAAATACAGGATAAAGAAGATGTCTAGATAAATTCAAAGCAGAGGTGATGCTATAGCAGTGAGGCTAAGTATCAGAACAATGTATTTCTGATCTTCATGACTTGATAGCCACTGGGGAGTGACTCCTTTTTTCTACCACAAAAGTAAAGCCTAAGTTCTTCATCCAGTGACAGTCAGGGCACTCAGTCTCTACGGGCAATTATACACCTACATATTACATTCGTTTCTTaatgttatatttatattttatatacaacatagcactaaggagatcatcacatcagtgcaagaatttcacttgccagacagaacaatctccccctccttcccctaagTGCTGTTCTGAGTGTTTCCCCAACCCCACCAGAGTCAATTGGGcgtgggggcacaaggagaaggagggatAAAAAGCCCTGCTGCACTAGTGGAAGACCCTTGTGTTGGCTTCCACAAGCAGGACTCACTAGCTGAATCATTCTCATTGTGTTTTTTATACAGCATGCATGTGACTGTCAATATCATCTTCTTTTCATTCCTCCCTATCCCTAGCACATGATTAGCACGTGACACATGAGGCCAAGATTGTGAGCCTATGGAAGTGCTGTATATGTGTGTGGAGTGCACAGGAAATGTTAGGACAAGTAACAAGAACAAAAAGCAACCATGGGGCAGTCTCATTTGGCTGCAGCTGTACTGTGTACAGAGGTTTATCCTTTCCCCCTATTTTCCTGTCAAGAATACCTTCCTGGCAGTTGCTATTTGCCCCTGGAGTTACAGAACATATGCATTTAACAACCTGCAAACGTTGTATATATGTTCCTTCACGCCACCTACTCCAAATTTCTGGATGATTTATCTCACCTTGTGGGACTTCTTTTGTCTTCTTCAGAAATTAGAAGCCATACAAAGTCTGCATAGCTCATGTGGTTTTCTTTGTGCACTTGCATTCCTCTGAAACAGACAGATTTCAAACACTCGCTGAAGTTCACATGGTGATTTTTTTAGAATAGATGTCTGAATACACCTCAACATTTCACTTTCAATTCCTTAGAGAGCCCATGGATGTGTTAGTGCTGGTTATCCACTCCCTGATTCTTTGAAGTTCAATACTATTTAACTTGCAAGAGTTCCCTAGAGAGCAGATCAGAAACTGCAAACTAATAACCCAAACATGACAACTTTTAAATTAAAGTAGATCACATTCTCTCAGCATCAAGATTTTGGGCTGTTTATATAATCATTTATGTTGTACAAAGTCTCCATGTGGCAACCTTTTCCTGACATTCCAGGAAGATAAAGCTTTCTTATGAATGTATCTAAAATACAGACTGAGAAAGGTTTATTGTTCAGTAACAGCATGTGTGTTCAATCCACTGTATCTCAGGCTGAAAACAGTTTATTCTGGATTGAAGACAGACATCATTCCTGGAGATTTTCTGACAGATGATGTGAAAGAGTCAGGGAAATTTCACATCACAATAAAAAGTGCAACTGagctttgcattttgtttctcaACACTGTAGAGTAGAGATAATTCAAAAGAGAAATAAAGTCCATGGCAGCCAATGTGAGCATTACATGTGCCTTAGGAAACAAGATCATAGGAGCTAAGCTGAGTCAAATCAGTgttccatttagttcagtattttctgcactgactggcagttgttctccagggtttccacCTGGGGACAATCCTAGCCCCACCTGGAAATGTCAGAGATTTTAACCTTCTGCAAGCAAGATCTACTGCTGAGTTttgtcccttcccttcccttctccaaaTGATTTAAACCAAAGCCAATGTAAGCTGCACATCTGAAGCCACCCCCAGATAAGGAATCAAAGTGATTATATCTTACACTGAACTTCCTAAATCCCATTCTGTTATTTCAAAAATTAATTTTCTTCCTTCGATCTTAATTGTTCCCTACTATCTTACCTAAGCACAGCTCCACTGAATATTCTCTCTATAATCCTGTTTGACAGAGCTGTAGATGAAGAAAGAAGGATTAGGAACAGTTTCAGTTCGTGAATGTGTTTGCAATAGTTCTAACAATAGTTGCTTTTCCCTATACACAAGTGATATCTGTGCAGAAGAAGTGGCTTTCAATCATGTGCAAACGCAGCTGAAAAATGATTTTCCTCAGTGGCCATGTttttacttacaggtaggtagccgtgttggtctggatcgaagtaaaataaaaaaattccttcagtagcaccttaaagaccaactaagtttttattttggtatgagctttcgtgtgcatgcacacttcttcagataagtttTTACTATGTATCAAATAAATGCCTTAAAATAGTTTTGATTCTGAATACTTTTGATCTGGTCATTATGTTGCTTCCTGGCGGCTGGCTGTGATGGGCCACAACAACCGCCACCCACTCCCAGATACGGGTAAGAGGTTATTCCATACCAGACCTGAATCCAGATTGTAATGGATTTAAATAACCTGTCCTCCAAGAATGCTTGCAGTTGCTCCACCAtggccccatagctgccaagttttcccttttctcgcgaggaagcctattcagcataagggaaaatcccttaaaataagggataacttggcagctatgcatggccCTATCCACCACCCTCTCTCAGAAAGGATATTGGCAACTAGCTGATAGCTGTTCCAATCTGAAGGGTCCAGAGCTGGTTTCTTTAGGAGCGGTTGCaccactgcctctttcagtgCAGCAGGGACCACGCTATCACATAGCAAAGCGCTAACTAAGCTCTGGATCCAACCAGTCAGCCCCCCTCTACTAGATTTGAtaagccaagaggggcaaggatTGAGGGAGCATGTGGCTGGATGCATTGTCACAAGTATCTTGTGTGCATCAGTTGATTGCATAAGACGAACCTGATCTCAAAACATCCTCAACAAGATCACCAGCCTTCTccactggacccccccccccgaaaaaaagaaataaaatagcatTCAGGAACCTATCAGGTTCCATCAGTTTCTGAGGGCAAACCATCCAAACAGTCCCACCACCTTACAAGAGGTAGCTGCCACGTCATCAGCCCAAACTTAACCAGATAATGGTTTGACCATGGCAAGGGAGCACATTGCAGTCCCTCTATCTTTAGTCCATCCTCATATCACTTGGGGGCAAAGATCACATCAAGAGTGTGCCCTGCCTGGTGTGTTGGACTGATGAGCATCTATATGAAAGGCAATTTGTAACATTTTAATGCTTCAATCTACAGCAGATTTAGGCCAAAATTAACCCATAGTGTTACAGCAAGGTTTGAGATGGTAAAGAATATGGTGCCTGTTCACTGTTTTAACTTTTTACATCTCTTTCCCTACAAGGTTATGGCATAGATTAGCATTTTCAGCAACTGAACAGGGAAAAGCTATATCCTATCCAATTTTCCCAAGAGCATGGACTACTTTATTGCATGTCTATTTTGCATAATAATGACATGACTGAAGGACAGAAAGAGATAtgcaagggttttttgttttgttttttgtaagaaCATGGAGAAAGAGAGATCAAGTTTGGTAATCTGGGATGCCCATAAAGTACATATGagagaatatttattttatattagtaACAACAACCACTAGTGCTTCTCTTGCTCTGCTTACCTTGATCATTGTATCTAGCCAGATCTTTCTGGTTGATGTAGAGATCGTGGTCAGTGTCCAGTTCCCAGAATTTACAGTAAATAACATAGAAGTGCTCATAGGAAAAATAATCAGTGATTTGATTtatgtcttcctcttcctccaagaGAGCTAGGGTCTGAAAAAATGAGAACAAATTCATTCCATTTTCCATAGGCAGAAGGCACAGACCAAGAACTGTAACAAGAATTATATCTTGTCAGTCTTTCTTATTATTCACTACATACCTTAAACAGCAAAAGAACTGTATGAAACATTAAACTTtgtgattatttaaaaaatccacaaacAAGCAAAATTAATACTTGATGGTTTTGTGACCACGTGAAGCTTATGTGGCTACTATAATCCTTACTGTGTCATATCTATCATCCTTCAACACTAGAAATGTACAAACCTGTCCAGATCCTCTTTTAGTAAATTTTGCTAAATCCAGCTATAAAACTGAAAACACTGAACAAGCTATGGGAACAACTAATATTACTTACTAAGTCCAATTATTTCAATTGATCTAATCTAACAATGGATATCATGGATATCACGGAAAGTATTTTAGAAATACTTGTTGCTCATaggaatttaaaaaaattaacaaacctGCAGAAAGTTGCTTTTCCTCAACTCTGTTAGGGATATTTTCCCAGACCAGGATCTATTGACTGTATAGAATATTCTTTGAATAACCTGGAAAAAGATTAAATACAAGTCTCAAAACTGGACTTATTctgtgtgatacacacacacacacacacacacacacacccctccacaaGTCTTGCATCCTGTTTCTGACAGCAGCCAGTGACCGATAtttaaaatcaacaaaacaaacTACATGTATAGGAAACAACAAAAATATGCATATAGTCTTAGAGGGATCTAAAATACCCAAAGGTAATCTCAGGGCAAGAGCAGGTTGATATGGGTATAGATAGTCTTTCAGATATTCAGATCCAAAGCCATTTGGGCTTTAAAAGcaagcaccaaccctttgaattgtggtcAGAAACAGTTCAGGAGTCAGTGCAGCAATATAAGCTTCAGAAGATCTGGTTAGTAACTTAGTCACTACATTTTGGACTGATTGCTATTTCCAAGCAGTTTTCAAAGACAGCCCTGCATACAATAGGCAGGGTATTACTAGCCTATCATTGTGGACAACTTAACAAAGAAGTTAAGGTAAGGGAACAAGATGCTAGGGGTAAAACATTATTATGCCATTTGACAATGTGAATTACTTTCCTTTTAACACTGAGCACAGCTCAAAATGAATCATGAACCTTTTCTTAGACAAATGCTGACACCTTGTACATGAAGTTAACCTACCGTAGTAATGTAGCGGGAATGGAATTCTGGGGCATCCTTCAGAAATGTCAGTCCAGGATGAGTTTCGACTACATCCTGAAAGATATCCAAATTATGTAACACAGAAAAGTTAGAGATATTATATGATACAACACTGTCAGCAGTTAGAGTGTAAGAACAtatgaaaagccctgctggatcagaccaaaggtccatcttgtCCTGCAATTCAGTCCTCACAGTGTCCAGCTAGATctagcctatgggaagcctacaaggagAACTTGTGCAGGCAACTGTTCATAGCAGCATTATAAAAGCTACCGTGTTTAATGAAACCTTTAAGATTCATAGGTAATGCACACCTGCTAGGCTACCATTTTGAGTTACCTTAaaagacagaaaaataaaacataaaaggtaGTAAGTATGCAACAACGTATTTTCAGTCCACATtcacaaaaagccacaaaaagcGGAACTCCCAGTGTGTGTGTTCACATGGAACCTTCTCCGCACTGTCTTAGTTGTGCCCCTACAAACACTGAAGATCCTGTCAGTGCCTCTCTCAGCAGGGCATCCTGCTATGCAGACCTTGACTGGCTTTTTCGTTTGCATGTTGCTTAACTTCAGATCACAGTGAGTGAATTAAGCTGTGGCTCTCTGGGTGGAGTATATTGAGGAGGAAAGGGATGacttcttcaaaaaaaaattagGTGCTCATCTAAAGGGTTTTTCCTCTAATTCAGAAAATGAAACTTATTAGCAAGTCACACAAACCTGCAGTAAAGGGATGAAATCTTCTTGTTCCAAATAGTTGCTGCTGGGTTTTGCTAAAAGGCAAATGAATTTCGATGCATCATCATGGCAGTTGTGTAGTATCCTACAAAGGAGAAATAAGACTGTAAAAGTATTCCTATCGATTGGAattcccaaataatcaaaatcgcACAGCTTTGTAAGGTCTTCAGTTTAACTCCTTAATTCTCATTCCCAGCTACCAATTTGAACACTTATCTCACCCTCTGCAACCTCTATTTGTCTTTCACATCATctgttttatactgtaaacctcTTGGGGCTGGGGATCTGACTATTTTATGCTTATGAAATTCCATATAAAGCATCATGTACATTGATGATGCAAAAATAATACTgtgaataataatagtattaacaTTAAGGATCAAAGTAGACAAAATGCTAAACACATCTCTGGAAGTTGActgtcactttctctttctatactctaaatcaggggtcagcaaacttttcagcagggggctggttcactgtccctcagaccttgtgggggggccagactatattttgaaaaaaaaatatgaatgaattcctatgccccacaaataacccagagatgcattttaaataaaaggacacattctactcatgtaaaaacaccaggcaggccccacaaataaaccagagatgcattttaaataaaatgacacattctacttatgtaaaaacacgctgattcccggaccatccgcgggccggatttagaaggcgattgggccgcatccggcccccaggccttagtttggggtcccctgctctAAATAGCCATGACAAGGGTCCCAATTGGGATCATGACTGCACtgcacaagaaaagaaaagaaaaggttaacCCTTTCTTCTGCTGTGGTCCAACAAAAATAGCCACCTGAAGTTATTTGGCTTAGGAGTTGCTTCACAATGACAACTATagagtaaaaaaagagaggagcaaTTTCCAGTGATATACTTAGTGCCACTTCTAGGTCAGCCTTGAAGGCTGATTGTGGATGTGGAATGTACACAGATTCATCCTCATGCACCAGAAAGTATGCATAAAGTAATGTAAGAACAGTTGTACACATGAATGTTTTGGCTTCTGTGCCAGGTGGATTAGTTTCCTAATTCATGCATTGGGACCAAAATATACATGTACTCTTTTGATCATTTTTCACAGTACTTTATATATACTCTTTGGTATAGAGGCATAAATAATGTACAACACATTTTGTGATAATGTCTTCAATAAGTACTACACAGATCCATTAGAATGCTGTAGCTGGTGTCATTAGTTGGTGGTCTGCATCCAATTTATTCTCTTGACTGTAAGTAAAAGTAATACAACTTCAGACAGACATTCAATAACAAGAATAGCCTATATTCTATTGAGGTTAACAGTAAGGCCCTTGTTGATTTCAATGACTCTCTATGGATTCAGAGTTAAGCACAGTCTCTGCTTGCAAAAGTCGCCTCAGAGATTTCGTCTCCCCCTCAGCTCTGCCCCCTCTGCCATTTAGAAGGGCCCCATGATTCTTGATGGAACATTTTCTGGGGGCAAGAGGAGCTGACATGGGGAGGAGCGGGTGGCATAGTCAGCTTCCAACAGCTGTTGTGTATGCTTAACTCTGGGtccaatgcaatttttaaaatattgaaaatggttaagcactgcactgcactgcactgcactgcactgcactgcactgcacaccAGAGCTCCCTCACTTGAAGTATTCACTCCAGATTAGATGTGTTTCTGGCATCTTATAATTAAACCAGAAATTCCAAGGCAGGCGTAGGAATGGCTGGGAGAAAATTTATGACCACTTGGTGAAATTCAAAAAGGCATCAGCAGATATGACCAGACTTCACCTTCCTATCCCACCCCATCTGCTTTGAAGGTTCTGGAAATGCTCTGGAAGGAGAGGAAGTCCCATTTACAGGAGTGGAAGTCCACTGTGCATATAGGATGCCATGATTGGATATCACCTTCTGGGATTTACTGGTAGATCTATGTATAGTAGATCAACATAGGTTTGCAGCTTCCAATTTTTTTACAATAGAGATAACTAAAAGTGTCCTCCCGCTTAAGTTAGGCTGCCGAGATGAAGAAAGCTGGGGGACAACAGGGGAAGATGTATGTGTGAAAAGATCTATGTGGGAGCTCCAATTCTTATACTAAAAACAAAATTCTGGCATGAGCACGTGCTCAGAAGCACCTTGTTCCTCAATTCTACACTATTCCTGGGCCattattttgcacctggctctggttggtggaCAACAGGATGAAAAACAAACCAGATCCCACAAGCCGAAGGTTTGCCCACTCCTGCCACAACGGGCCTTTCTGGCATAGAAAACTATGAATACATATGCAAAACTTGTATGACTACAAGATTTACCCCACAAACAGGACTAGCATTTGTCAATAAATACAGACTACATTAACAGGAAGAAACTGGagacagtattttttaaaaaggagagctGTATTTAAAGGGCACAGTGGAAACACAGAAAAAGaataaacaaacatgcaaacGAAAGGCATACTGTGCTGCTTTTTCCAGAAGAATATTTTTGCACAGTGTACTCACTTTCTCCACATGGCCACAAATGAATGTACAGATACAAATCCTGTCCGCTCTCCCCCTGACGCATTGAACATGGGAGCTTTCCAGTACAGAGGGCAGCAGCATATCTGTGAACAACACAATAAGACAGAATGTAGCTAGCTAGCATTCAGGCAGGggcatttttcttctttatgATGACATTTTAACAGAAAATAAGATGAAGAAAATGTAActtctgcctttttttttaatccaactaaaccagatttttaaaattggacctaatacagtacattaatatctgaatccatttttcttcttactccaaagtaagtaaGTAttattggagaaggaactggcaaaccactccagtattttgccaagaaaactccatggacataaaaaaggagaagctttgagaagaaagtgagtgtttccaaggcatgctctggttcatggggtcacagagagtcgaacATGGCTAAGACAACTAAACACTCCCCAATTAACCAAACACACCCCAATTATTACTGATTTCATATGAGCCACTTAAAACCAAAATGAGACCATGTGCAGTATGAACAGCATCAAGCTGGTCTGGATTTATTCTCTCACCCTTAGACAAATGGATGGAGGAGACTTTTGTTCAGCCCACATTCTTACATGAACTAACCTGACACCTCCTGGAATAATGTACAGGTTGAAGCATAACTATCCTTTGGAGTTTGCACTTTTCTTGAGTTTTATGATACTGCTCTTGACTCAAAAATATTATCAAACTACATTAAAATGTATTCTTTtagataaaatacatttagaaatgagtACACTaatgtaaaatacatatttaaatcttAGTTTGtgatttaaatacatatttaaatgtaaatttaTTTACAGTTTTACAGAGTTTTCTTAAGGCAATAGATTAATGTGGAAGTAGGTTAGAATGGAGTTATGACAGAGACTGGAAATAGACTGAAACATTCCTTTTGGAAAAGTTTCGCTTTTGTTTATTACTTCATCTTGTCACTTCAGCTAAAAGCCACTTCATCTGAGAACACGCTTTTTCTTTGAAAACCGTTTGCTGATATTGTACCGAGCCTTTACCTTCCGTAAGTCCCCAAAGCCTGGCAATAATGATATTTACCTTTGCAATTTTCCCCATTTCATTAAGCGGTACTCTTTCATCTTCAAATTCAGAAAAGGTTGCCTCAACCTTGGCAATGGTCTCCTCATGACTACTGCAGACATTAGGAAGTCCGTTGGGGAAGTAGAAATGTGGAATGTTTGTGGACAAGGGGGTACCAACAGTTACTTTATTCGCAGGCAGAAGTGCTTGTGAGCTGACTGCTGAAATTGCAGGTACTGGAGATGTAGTCACAGGTTTCCTCTCCTTATTTTGGACCTAGAAAGATAACgcataaaaattatttttggtacaatagaatgtgtgtgtgtgtgtgtgtgtgtgtgtgtgtgtgtgtgtgtgtgtgtatccctttAGATAAACAGAAATTAATGAGCAAGCACCTAAAGTAAGCTGTGCATATGTGCCACCACCTAATTAATCCAAAAAGACCCTCAGGGGCATACAACCCCTCAAACCTTGGATAATTGGCAACAATAGctatatataaacacatacagGAGAAACACATAGGATATTTTGATTAGCGGAGCTGGCATAATGAAGCTTCAATGTATACTTCTGATCTATGCGTAATTTTTTGTTAGTACTACACATTCTGGTACTGCACTTTCCTAAGTTCCTAAAAGAGCATCCATTCAAAGTTCTCTGAGGAAGTGTGCAGGCTCTTCTTGTAGCTTAAAGAAGTCACTGGGCCCCAACAATAATCTGATAGGAGAACATTTGTGCTTATTTAGAagatttataccccatctttctACTACAAGGCACTGATGTCTGGAGTGCCCCTCAGCCAGACTGGCTTCTGCTTACCAGTCAAACAGTGTCCTGCCTACCTCCCCTTATGTTTTCTGCCACCTCTGTTGTGGGATGGATGGGCAGTGAAAAGTGCCTCTCCTTGATAGCTGTTTTGAGGGATTCCCCTTCTTTTAGGAGCTTATTCCAGGATCTCTTTTGTAACTGGATCCTGTCTGGGAAACTGTTACGTTAGGATAATAAAGCTGCTCAGTTCCAAGACCACTGGGTAGCTAGGTTTTGGTTTCCATGTGCAGATGAAATTAGTAAGATGGCTAGGTGAGTGTATACAATTACAAAATTTCCCAAAGAGGCTCTAATTGTGATGGAGGAACAGTGGAAGAGGAACAAATTTGCCAATAAGGTGATTTGGTTGACACCACTTGTGCCAATTTTTTATGAGAGCACCAAAAAGTGATGCACAAATAATAAACAGGGGATGCAAAGATTTTTGCAGACCCATCTCCTTGCAGGTGTCTCAGTGGCAGACTGAATCAAAAACTGTCTGTCTGTTTGCATCCTAAGACTTATATTTACAGTCCCCCAGTTAACGTCAAGCTAAGCTCTCAGCAAAAACTTAAGACCCCTTTCCTGCTTTTTACTATCAGAAGGCACTTTAGCAGCTAGAGATAACACACAGAATACTGAAGCACAATCATACATGACCTCTCCCACAGTCATTGGGTTTTAATCCTTAAAACATATTTACAGCAGAGGAGCAGAACAAAGCTTTCCCAACACAGCTGACATTTAGGGTCACCAAGGAAAGTACcgtataacaaacaaacaaacaaacaaacaaaagtataacaaaaacagaaacacattGGAGCAGTTCTTTCTTCAGCAAGTGGCAGACAAGTTTTGATTATTTTCAACTAATAATCTTTATTAGTGTTAATATTATTATCTTCAAGAGAAAAATAGTTTTCGACTTTTCCCTCTTGTTTACCAATAGGGCATTTGTGTGCTTAAGCCTGGAAGGCCTATTTTTAAACCTATGGGTATCTGGTGCAAATAACCTTCTGAAAATAGAAAAGCCTGAGGGAGACACAGTTCTGTCCCCGTATCCAATAAAAAGATACAAAGAAGtataaaaagaaaagcatgttCAAACCTGGGCCTGCTGGAATGACTTCAACCTCTTCTTGAAGCGGGATGGAAGAACAAAATCACAGCCTTTTGCAAGGAAAGCTAACTCTCCTCGTAAATCTGGGTCCCTTCGCATAGATGTTTCTTTGATCATCATCCTGGCTTAGTTCCTGAGCAAACTTTTGTCTTCCCAGCAGAGGTATCAAGTCCTTCTGGGAGATCACTTCAGCCACAATGAGCAATTTTCTTGATTTggagtttggtgtttttttatggCCAACAAATTCTAAGTGAAACATACCTTGCCTTCTTCTTACTTACAGCAAGGATTGTTCGGTCACTGTACCTAGACGCAAGgccaaagaacccccccccccgacagtcaAATAATCCCCAAGGATGAATACTTCTGGGTGTCTCTTTGCAATTCTTTATCAAGAGACATGATCTACACCAGAATCTATGTCCCTACATGACAGTCAGACAATCTGTCCTTGGCTTGTGATACAGCAGAGGTATTGTGGGAAGGGAAGCACCCACCACTACTACCAGTGGTGCTAAAGTTAGACATACTGCAGGAGTAGCTAAATATATCACCTTCCCAGATAGTTCTTATTTTATGAGCTTCAGAGGTGAAATTTGAGGTGCGAATGTACAGCCATCAGCCTAAGCTAGAAGCAAAAACATGCTGCAGCTTAGTCCTGTGTGAAAAATGGTGTTATGAGGTGCCCATCGCATAATCACACATTTTTCTAATTTGAACTATGAAATAAAATACTCAGAACTCTTTAATTGTTCACCTTTCTTTCTTACTATGGAAAACTTAGCTGTTTCCTACAATTCAAAGGGACTgcacaagaagaaaaaaatcaagcATTTTTCTTCCACATTCAAAAGCACTaacaatgcattcctatacatgtttactcagaaattagTTTTAATACTTACTCTGtaataaatgtgcttaggattgtgctgcaggtggttattattattattttagaaatatCGGGATAATCAATTCAAGCATAAGAAAGcaattctttaaatattttctttaatgctTCATTCTGTCACTTATTTTTGCTGGACACCACTTTTCAATCAAAAGCTTATCCTTATGctaaatttaattattttaaagcatttatatactgttCAATATTTCGAAAATCTCTTAAGTAGTAACACACAGTACAGGTACTAGAAACTAagcccttctctatatgacatttTGAAAATACTCAAGAAGGTAAAGCAGTTTGGAAAGTCTAATTAAGTGTACTATTCCCAAAACCTGAGAATTAAtgctaaaaaaaaagattaacaacCATTGCcactactgtatatataaaagctTTTATTTCAGAACAGAAAAGGAATTTACTGTCTGCAATTACAGTTTGCTCTGGAACTCAAgaaatgcaatattttttcaTAGTGGCAATCTGATTTGGGACATGAAAAACTAAGTTTCACatgtttattattttactgtttcaGAAGGGATAATAAAGCTAGGTCACCCAATCACATGTTCCAAGAAGTGATATGAGGGCCAGCAGGTTTATAAAGGTATATGGGGTCTCAGTTGGATCAGAAATAGATATATCAGCAGTTGAGACTATGGTATTCAAGAAATTTATTTAGCTTTGTTCAAGACTGATAAAGATTTTGTTTATCCTAGGAATCCTAAATGTATTTGTCAATGTGATTCTgttatttttccctttctttttcccttttatatgacgctgcatttttaatttttaatttaattcttgttgttgagttgtatttt containing:
- the PPP2R3A gene encoding serine/threonine-protein phosphatase 2A regulatory subunit B'' subunit alpha isoform X2, with product MMIKETSMRRDPDLRGELAFLAKGCDFVLPSRFKKRLKSFQQAQVQNKERKPVTTSPVPAISAVSSQALLPANKVTVGTPLSTNIPHFYFPNGLPNVCSSHEETIAKVEATFSEFEDERVPLNEMGKIAKICCCPLYWKAPMFNASGGERTGFVSVHSFVAMWRKILHNCHDDASKFICLLAKPSSNYLEQEDFIPLLQDVVETHPGLTFLKDAPEFHSRYITTVIQRIFYTVNRSWSGKISLTELRKSNFLQTLALLEEEEDINQITDYFSYEHFYVIYCKFWELDTDHDLYINQKDLARYNDQALSNRIIERIFSGAVLRGMQVHKENHMSYADFVWLLISEEDKRSPTSIEYWFRCMDLDGDGMLSMYELEYFYEEQCERMESMGIEPLPFHDLLCQMLDLVKPECEGRVTLRDLKRCRMAHVFYNTFFNLEKYLDNEQRDPFAVQKDVENDGPEPSDWDRYAAEEYEILVAEESGNEQLQEGSFDDDYETDELLSLPEIEEKSDHLVISDLST